A portion of the Manihot esculenta cultivar AM560-2 chromosome 2, M.esculenta_v8, whole genome shotgun sequence genome contains these proteins:
- the LOC110609343 gene encoding uncharacterized protein LOC110609343: MEDHSRQKINSGGQISFGISKTVTTQAMQNLASHDRLTPEKPSSSDADIHHKITKNIKDISPKCSRNFLKQCRKVTKEEELVKYMSNLPSYLERGENRQEKILNVGVLDWGRLEKWRCSQKHIPQRSSRHSFSSANSSFSTAGSSVDYSSGQSCSPAHQRMRCPSLQSHLMSSPVEVHSQDVKSFEESVQKFQDVKGVHANSMSEQGEFNKTDQLVSENFSEIKLDQSKRKDSDPEMNREGGTLNRENFEMQQSMKVKTTQDGELMKRVNQLQEQKAYAFDQDVSQNSKRVLLLMPRDLTQGSRSQLSEYPKGAKASRSSFSEMPKDMNPAAVTFDVPHSCPRPREIDRSAEMRWGAPDAESISFLPNSSHLAPHPAKIKIGASHARISGSKKSIVTPINSTSKEPSTGLDVKLSKVTSEKSRSTSPFRRLGIGMGKISKSFSSKEDSCISQMSTIHNSAKSAAENSVASSCQGTSSTDMQNATSRARSSPLRRLLDPLLKPKAPNCHHSGEPLQGDLVSADRACKSSNGRLDSSTGLRQPKVVKLDMASCREINIDNSCQDKKHGSSAFQALLRVTVKNGQPLFTFAVDNERNILAATMKKLSCTLEDDYCCIYTFFAIQEIRKKNGGWMNQGGKGKGHDYIPNVVAQLKVSGSQFSTREDYMEQSCAREFVLFAVDLQQAEPQTLESQPNDELAAIVVKNPRVINKSTASDGYNTGECNDLPKMRSNSTSSEQPNMNSESLMSTTVILPSGVHSLPNKGGPSSLIQRWRSGGSCDCGGWDLGCKLRIFINQSRLTKKSNLYKACSVTDKFELISQVGEEENQSVFSLAPFKGGIYSVEFTSSFSTIQAFSLCIAVLDSNKLCEIPEPCNLSEGKTSL; this comes from the exons ATGGAAGACCATTCAAGGCAGAAAATAAATTCAGGGGGTCAGATATCATTTGGAATTTCTAAGACTGTAACAACCCAAGCAATGCAAAATTTGGCTTCGCATGACAGGTTGACACCAGAAAAGCCTTCATCGTCAGATGCTGATATTCATCACAAAATTACAAAGAATATAAAAGATATTTCGCCTAAATGTTCAAGGAATTTCCTAAAGCAATGTAGGAAGGTAACCAAAGAAGAGGAGCTTGTCAAGTACATGTCAAATTTGCCGAGTTATCTGGAGAGAGGTGAAAATCGACAGGAGAAAATTCTGAATGTTGGGGTCCTTGATTGGGGTCGTTTAGAGAAGTGGCGGTGTAGCCAAAAACATATACCACAAAGAAGTAGCAGGCATTCGTTCTCAAGTGCTAATTCATCATTTTCAACAGCAGGATCATCTGTTGACTACAGTAGTGGTCAAAGCTGCTCTCCTGCTCATCAAAGGATGCGATGTCCATCGCTGCAATCTCATCTGATGTCATCTCCTGTAGAAGTCCATTCACAAGATGTCAAATCGTTTGAAGAAAGTGTTCAAAAGTTTCAAGATGTCAAAGGTGTCCACGCTAACAGTATGAGTGAGCAAGGAGAGTTCAACAAGACAGATCAACTCGTTTCTGAAAACTTTTCTGAAATCAAGCTGGATCAGAGCAAGAGAAAAGATTCAGACCCAGAAATGAATCGAGAAGGTGGAACTCTTAATCGGGAGAATTTTGAAATGCAGCAGAGTATGAAGGTTAAGACAACCCAAGATGGTGAATTAATGAAGAGAGTAAATCAGTTGCAAGAACAGAAGGCATATGCCTTTGACCAAGATGTCTCCCAGAATAGTAAAAGAGTACTTCTACTTATGCCAAGAGATCTCACTCAAGGCAGTCGTTCCCAGCTTTCTGAGTATCCAAAGGGAGCAAAAGCAAGTCGAAGTAGCTTTTCAGAGATGCCAAAGGACATGAATCCTGCAGCAGTCACTTTTGATGTTCCTCACTCTTGTCCACGGCCTCGGGAGATTGACAGATCTGCAGAGATGAGATGGGGCGCTCCAGATGCAGAGAGTATCAGTTTTTTGCCCAATTCATCTCACTTAGCACCACATCCAGCCAAAATAAAAATTGGTGCATCCCATGCTAGAATTTCGGGAAGTAAAAAATCAATTGTAACACCAATAAATTCAACTTCAAAAGAACCTTCCACAGGATTGGATGTGAAGCTAAGCAAAGTAACTTCTGAAAAATCGAGAAGCACCTCACCTTTTCGCCGACTTGGCATTGGTATGGGCAAGATAAGTAAAAGTTTCAGCTCCAAAGAAGATTCTTGTATATCACAAATGAGCACAATCCATAATTCTGCAAAATCTGCTGCAGAGAATTCTGTTGCTTCCTCTTGCCAAGGTACTTCAAGTACCGATATGCAAAATGCTACAAGCAGAGCCAGGTCAAGCCCTCTGAGAAGGTTACTTGACCCACTGTTGAAACCTAAGGCACCAAACTGCCATCATTCTGGGGAACCATTGCAAGGGGATTTAGTATCAGCAGATAGAGCCTGCAAGTCATCCAATGGACGACTAGATTCTTCAACTGGACTGAGACAGCCAAAAGTTGTAAAATTAGACATGGCAAGTTGCAGGGAAATCAATATTGATAATTCGTGTCAGGACAAGAAGCATGGATCATCAGCATTTCAAGCTTTGCTACGAGTTACAGTTAAGAATGGCCAACCACTTTTCACGTTTGCAGTTGATAATGAACGTAATATTCTTGCAGCCACAATGAAGAAGTTAAGTTGCACGCTAGAGGATGATTATTGCTGCATTTACACATTCTTTGCCATTCAAGAAATCAGGAAAAAGAATGGGGGTTGGATGAACCAAGGTGGCAAAGGCAAAGGTCATGATTATATTCCTAATGTTGTAGCTCAATTGAAGGTTTCAGGTTCTCAGTTTTCCACGAGAGAGGACTACATGGAGCAATCATGTGCTAGAGAATTTGTTCTATTTGCTGTGGACTTACAACAAGCAGAGCCGCAAACATTAGAATCTCAGCCAAATGATGAACTGGCCGCCATTGTTGTCAAGAACCCAAGAGTCATCAATAAAAGTACAGCCAGTGATGGGTACAATACTGGTGAATGCAATGATCTTCCAAAGATGAGATCTAATTCTACTTCCAGTGAACAGCCTAACATGAACAGCGAAAGCCTTATGAGTACCACAGTCATTCTTCCAAGTGGTGTTCATAGTCTACCAAATAAAGGAGGACCTTCATCGCTGATCCAAAGATGGAGATCAGGTGGATCATGTGATTGTGGAGGCTGGGATTTGGGTTGCAAACTCAGGATTTTTATCAACCAGAGTCGACTTACTAAGAAATCAAATCTATACAAAGCTTGCTCTGTGACAGATAAATTTGAGCTCATATCTCAG GTTGGGGAAGAAGAAAACCAATCTGTCTTCAGTTTGGCACCTTTCAAGGGTGGAATCTATTCAGTTGAGTTCACATCATCATTTTCAACTATACAAGCATTCTCACTGTGCATAGCAGTTTTAGATAGCAACAAACTGTGTGAGATCCCAGAACCTTGCAACTTGTCTGAAGGAAAAACTTCTTTGTAA
- the LOC110608662 gene encoding 18.5 kDa class I heat shock protein → MAMIPSFYGNSTRGVSDPLSSFSLWDPFKDFPFPLSSSENSAFVNTRIDWKETPEAHIFKADLPGLKKEQVKVEIEDDRVLQISGERSVEKEDKNDTWHRVERSSGKFLRRFRLPDNVKMEQVKASMDNGVLTVTVPKEEVKKADAKAIEISG, encoded by the coding sequence ATGGCAATGATTCCAAGCTTCTACGGTAACTCAACAAGAGGTGTTTCCGATCCCCTCTCTTCTTTTTCCCTGTGGGATCCATTCAAGGACTTTCCTTTTCCTCTTTCTTCTAGTGAAAATTCTGCCTTTGTTAACACTCGCATAGATTGGAAAGAGACTCCAGAAGCTCATATCTTCAAGGCTGATCTTCCTGGGCTAAAAAAGGAGCAAGTGAAAGTGGAAATTGAAGATGACAGAGTGCTGCAAATCAGCGGAGAGAGGAGTGTGGAGAAGGAAGACAAGAACGATACATGGCACCGTGTGGAGCGTAGCAGCGGCAAGTTTTTGAGGAGGTTCAGGCTGCCGGATAATGTGAAGATGGAGCAGGTTAAGGCTTCTATGGATAATGGGGTTCTTACTGTCACTGTTCCTAAGGAAGAAGTCAAGAAAGCTGACGCTAAGGCTATTGAAATTTCTGGTTGA
- the LOC110603158 gene encoding 18.1 kDa class I heat shock protein, giving the protein MSLTPFLGNRNSIFDPFSLDIWDPLKDFPFPSSASSSSLLPRENSAFVSTRIDWKETPEAHVFKADLPGLRKEEVKVEIEDDRVLQISGERHVEKEDKNDTWHRVERSSGKFARRFRLPENAKMDQVKASMENGVLTVTVPKVEVKKPDVKSVEISG; this is encoded by the coding sequence ATGTCGCTCACCCCTTTCTTAGGCAACCGGAACAGTATCTTCGATCCTTTCTCCCTTGACATTTGGGACCCCTTAAAGGATTTCCCTTTCCCTTCCTCTGCTTCTTCTTCCTCGCTTTTACCCCGTGAAAACTCTGCTTTTGTTAGTACCCGCATCGACTGGAAGGAAACGCCAGAAGCCCATGTCTTCAAGGCTGATCTTCCTGGCCTTAGAAAAGAAGAAGTGAAGGTTGAGATTGAAGATGATCGGGTGCTTCAAATTAGCGGAGAAAGGCATGTGGAGAAGGAAGACAAGAACGATACTTGGCATCGCGTGGAACGCAGCAGCGGGAAATTCGCTAGGAGGTTTAGGCTACCGGAGAATGCCAAGATGGATCAGGTTAAGGCTTCCATGGAAAATGGGGTTCTTACTGTGACTGTTCCCAAGGTGGAGGTCAAGAAACCTGATGTCAAGTCTGTTGAAATTTCTGGCTGA
- the LOC110608658 gene encoding 17.3 kDa class I heat shock protein, with protein sequence MAMIPSFFGNPRNSIFDPLNAFDLWDPFKDFPFPSSSSIISRDNTAFVNTRIDWKETPEAHVFKADLPGLKKEEVKVEIEDDRVLQISGERNVEKEEKDDTWHRVERSSGKFLRRLRLPANAKMDQVKASMENGVLTVTVPKEEVKKPDVKAIEISG encoded by the coding sequence ATGGCCATGATTCCAAGCTTCTTCGGTAACCCACGTAACAGCATTTTCGATCCTTTGAATGCTTTCGACCTGTGGGATCCATTCAAAGACTTCCCATTTCCTTCTTCATCTTCAATCATCTCTCGTGATAATACTGCCTTTGTTAACACTCGTATAGACTGGAAAGAGACGCCAGAAGCTCATGTGTTCAAGGCTGATCTTCCTGGGCTTAAAAAGGAGGAAGTGAAAGTGGAGATTGAAGATGACAGAGTGCTCCAAATCAGCGGAGAGAGGAATGTGGAGAAGGAAGAGAAGGATGATACTTGGCATCGTGTGGAGCGAAGCAGCGGCAAATTCTTGAGGAGGCTTAGGCTGCCGGCGAATGCGAAGATGGATCAGGTTAAGGCCTCAATGGAAAATGGAGTTCTTACCGTGACTGTTCCCAAGGAGGAGGTGAAGAAACCTGACGTCAAGGCCATTGAAATTTCTGGTTGA
- the LOC110605018 gene encoding 17.3 kDa class I heat shock protein gives MAMIPSFFGNRRSSIFDPFNSFDLWDPFKDFPFPSSSSIVSHENTAFVNTRIDWKETPEAHIFKADLPGLKKEEVKVEVEDDRVLQISGERNVEKEEKNDTWHRVERSSGKFLRRFRLPENAKMDQVKASMENGVLTVTVPKEEVKKPDVKAIEISG, from the coding sequence ATGGCGATGATTCCAAGCTTCTTCGGTAACCGACGAAGCAGCATCTTCGATCCATTCAATTCTTTCGACCTGTGGGATCCATTCAAAGACTTCCCATTCCCTTCTTCCTCTTCAATCGTCTCTCATGAAAATACCGCTTTTGTTAACACTCGTATAGATTGGAAAGAGACGCCAGAAGCTCATATCTTCAAGGCTGATCTTCCTGGGCTTAAAAAGGAGGAAGTGAAAGTGGAGGTTGAAGATGACAGAGTGCTCCAAATCAGCGGAGAGAGGAATGTGGAGaaggaagagaagaatgatACTTGGCATCGTGTGGAGCGCAGCAGTGGCAAATTCTTGAGGAGGTTCAGGCTGCCGGAGAATGCGAAGATGGATCAGGTTAAGGCCTCAATGGAGAATGGGGTTCTCACAGTGACGGTTCCTAAGGAGGAGGTGAAGAAGCCTGATGTCAAAGCCATTGAAATCTCTGGTTGA
- the LOC110605007 gene encoding UDP-glucose iridoid glucosyltransferase: MAPQRCNRVVLVPCPFQGHINPMLQLGTILHARGFSITIVHTQLNSPKPSKHPEFDFQSIPEGLSKQEIASLNLVDIILALNERCRIPFQECLIRMMLQSESCEEITCIIYDDLMYFSEEVANHLNIPSIVLRTSSAASLLSRLAILQLKDEGYIPIPDDMSQDLVPEFPTLRYKDLPICDLGTPENFYQLLAHVCDTKTSSAVIWNTMDCLEESLLVEQQLKQFPIPIFTVGPMHKFAPACSSSLLKEDSSCTEWLDKQDPNSVLYISLGSMASTNEKELAEMAWGLANSKQPFLWVIRPGSIHGSEWIESLPEGFMETVGERGCIVKWAPQREVLAHPSVGGFWTHCGWNSTLETISEGVPMICRPCFADQMVTARFVSHVWRIGLQLENELERNEIEKVVRRLMVDEEGEEIRKRAEDLKEKVEACFKKGGSSYNSISKLVEFMLS; the protein is encoded by the exons ATGGCTCCCCAGAGATGCAACAGAGTGGTGCTGGTTCCCTGCCCATTCCAAGGCCATATTAATCCAATGCTTCAACTTGGGACCATCCTGCATGCAAGGGGCTTCTCTATCACCATTGTGCACACCCAACTCAATTCTCCTAAACCCTCCAAGCACCCTGAATTTGATTTCCAATCTATACCAGAGGGCTTGTCCAAACAAGAAATTGCCTCTTTGAATTTAGTTGATATCATTTTGGCGTTGAATGAAAGATGCAGAATTCCCTTCCAGGAATGCTTGATACGGATGATGCTACAGAGTGAGTCTTGTGAAGAGATAACATGTATCATATATGATGACCTTATGTACTTTTCAGAAGAAGTGGCTAATCATCTCAACATTCCAAGCATTGTTTTGCGGACTAGCAGTGCCGCCAGCCTTCTTTCTCGTCTCGCCATTCTCCAGCTCAAGGATGAAGGTTACATCCCCATCCCAG ATGATATGTCCCAGGATTTAGTACCTGAATTTCCCACATTAAGGTACAAGGATCTACCTATTTGCGATCTTGGAACACCGGAAAATTTCTATCAGCTATTGGCTCATGTATGCGACACTAAAACATCTTCAGCTGTCATCTGGAATACCATGGATTGCCTTGAAGAATCGCTACTGGTTGAGCAGCAGCTTAAGCAATTTCCTATTCCAATCTTCACAGTAGGTCCTATGCATAAATTTGCACCAGCATGTTCTAGCAGTCTATTAAAAGAAGATAGTAGCTGCACTGAATGGCTTGATAAGCAAGATCCTAATTCTGTTCTTTACATAAGTTTAGGAAGCATGGCTTCCACAAATGAGAAAGAATTGGCTGAAATGGCTTGGGGTCTTGCCAACAGCAAGCAGCCTTTCTTGTGGGTGATTAGGCCTGGTTCAATACACGGTTCAGAGTGGATTGAATCATTGCCTGAAGGTTTCATGGAAACTGTTGGAGAAAGAGGGTGCATTGTGAAATGGGCACCACAAAGGGAAGTGTTGGCACATCCTTCAGTGGGAGGATTTTGGACGCATTGTGGTTGGAATTCAACCTTGGAGACTATATCCGAAGGGGTTCCAATGATATGCAGaccatgttttgcagatcaAATGGTAACCGCGAGATTCGTGAGCCATGTTTGGAGAATAGGATTACAATTGGAGAATGAATTGGAGAGAAATGAGATAGAGAAAGTTGTGAGAAGGTTAATGGTAGATGAAGAAGGGGAGGAAATTAGGAAGAGGGCtgaggatttgaaggaaaaagtaGAAGCTTGTTTTAAGAAAGGTGGCTCCTCCTACAATTCTATAAGTAAGTTAGTGGAGTTTATGCTATCTTAG